In Nicotiana tabacum cultivar K326 chromosome 19, ASM71507v2, whole genome shotgun sequence, one DNA window encodes the following:
- the LOC107793293 gene encoding uncharacterized protein LOC107793293 encodes MLTGKRNLDIVLIAEGYKFIITKECPEKTDEDATDDQVKAHGKWVKVDEMARCYILVSMANVLQHQHLSVGSAYDMLESLKVMFGEQTRAAKQTAMKALLNTKMAEGSSVRDHVLKMMCLLNELEVLGAVTDKESQVEMVLQTLPDSFQ; translated from the coding sequence ATGTTGACTGGAAAAAGGAACCTTGATATTGTCCTAATTGCTGAAGGTTATAAATTTATAATCACTAAGGAGTGCCCAGAAAAAACTGATGAAGATGCCACTGATGATCAGGTTAAGGCCCATGGCAAATGGGTCAAGGTTGATGAGATGGCGCGATGTTACATTCTTGTCTCTATGGCGAATGTTTTGCAACATCAGCATCTGTCTGTGGGGTCTGCTTATGACATGCTCGAAAGTCTCAAAGTGATGTTCGGTGAGCAAACTCGTGCGGCTAAGcagacagccatgaaagcccttTTGAACACCAAAATGGCTGAAGGATCATCGGTCAGGGATCATGTTCTGAAGATGATGTGTCTTCTAAATGAACTGGAGGTCCTTGGAGCTGTGACTGATAAGGAATCTCAAGTTGAGATGGTCCTGCAGACTCTACCTGACAGTTTTCAATAA
- the LOC142173742 gene encoding secreted RxLR effector protein 161-like, with translation MNAVPYASAVGSLMYVMLCTKPDICFAIGMVSRFQSNPGREHWTVVKHIIKYLKRTRDYILVYHSDDLVPIGYTDSDFQSDRDSRKSTSGYVFTLGGGAISWRSIKQSCVVDSTMETEYVAAFEAAKEVVWLENFLKELNVVPSVQAPIRGDARVLKIASEDNLADPFTKSLPQKIFDKHVEGMGVRVVDAWLRV, from the exons ATGAATGCGGTCCCTTATGCTTCTGCTGTAGGGAGTCTCATGTATGTTATGCTGTGTACTAAACCTGATATCTGCTTTGCTATTGGCATGGTTAGTAGATTTCAGTCTAATCCTGGACGAGAACACTGGACTGTCGTTAAACATATAATCAAGTACCTGAAAAGGACTAGGGATTATATATTGGTTTATCACTCAGATGATCTTGTACCCATTGGCTATACTGATTCAGATTTCCAGTCAGATAGAGATTCTAGAAAATCCACCTCAGGATATGTTTTTACCTTAGGAGGTGGAGCCATAAGTTGGAGGAGTATCAAGCAATCATGTGTTGTTGATTCCACCATGGAAACCGAATATGTGGCTGCATTTGAGGCAGCTAAAGAGGTTGTTTGGCTCGAGAACTTTCTAAAAGAGCTTAATGTAGTTCCTTCGGTTCAAGCACCTATT AGAGGTGATGCAAGAGTGTTGAAGATTGCGTCAGAGGACAATTTGGCAGACCCGTTTACAAAGAGCTTGCCACAGAAGATTTTTGACAAGCATGTAGAAGGGATGGGTGTTAGAGTTGTAGACGCATGGTTaagagtctaa